The Saccharopolyspora gloriosae genome has a segment encoding these proteins:
- a CDS encoding DUF397 domain-containing protein, with protein MNEVRWQKSVRSNPNGNCVELSSARGQVRDSKDPDGPALRVDVLKFVDSVKRGRFDAE; from the coding sequence GTGAACGAGGTTCGTTGGCAGAAATCCGTCCGTTCCAATCCGAACGGGAACTGCGTTGAGCTGTCGAGTGCGCGCGGTCAGGTTCGGGACTCGAAGGACCCGGACGGCCCGGCGCTGCGGGTGGACGTCCTGAAGTTCGTCGACTCGGTGAAGCGCGGCCGGTTCGACGCCGAGTGA
- a CDS encoding MDR family MFS transporter, with translation MTDSTNAVDTEPARGTAPPRAAVLLGVLVVSAFVMILNETILSVALRALTADLGVSTTTVQWLTSGFLLTMAVVIPITGFLLERFTPRRIFIASLTLFSIGTLLSGLAPGFAVLLVGRVVQACGTAMMMPLLMTSVMRLVPVSRRGATMGTITIVIAVAPAVGPTIGGAVLASLGWRWMFWLVLPLSLLALVIGVVWMRLESETRRVPLDVFSVLLSAAGFGGLLYGLSSTGESGGGDQAVPPWVPLVVGALALVVFVLRQLRLQRQDRALLDLRPFKIRSFVVALVLTALLFMCLLGAGAIMLPLYLQTVLKTSTFVSGLAVLPGGLVLGLLGRPVGRLFDRYGARRLVIPGALAMAVSLWLFAALGPDSSLGAVIAIHVLLMAGLGMMMTPLMTESLSALPDHLHSHGSAILATLQQVAGAFGTAVFVTVASLGSTAPSGAPDAAGLRTAFVVAGVIGVLAFATSLFVRASGKSGDPVSVTSSTDEQRSTESAAK, from the coding sequence ATGACCGACTCCACGAACGCCGTGGACACGGAACCCGCGCGCGGGACCGCTCCACCGCGAGCGGCCGTGCTGCTCGGTGTGCTGGTCGTCTCGGCCTTCGTCATGATCCTCAACGAGACGATCCTGAGCGTCGCGCTGCGCGCCCTCACCGCCGACCTCGGGGTGTCGACCACGACAGTGCAGTGGCTGACCAGCGGCTTCCTGCTGACGATGGCGGTGGTCATCCCGATCACCGGGTTCCTGCTGGAGCGGTTCACGCCGCGCCGGATCTTCATCGCCTCGCTCACCCTGTTCAGCATCGGCACCTTGCTCAGCGGCCTGGCACCGGGTTTCGCGGTGCTGCTGGTCGGCCGGGTCGTGCAGGCGTGCGGGACCGCGATGATGATGCCGCTGCTGATGACCTCCGTGATGCGCCTGGTTCCCGTGTCGAGGCGCGGCGCGACGATGGGCACGATCACCATCGTCATCGCCGTCGCCCCCGCCGTGGGGCCGACGATCGGCGGCGCCGTGCTGGCCTCGCTGGGCTGGCGCTGGATGTTCTGGCTGGTGCTGCCGTTGTCGCTGTTGGCCCTGGTCATCGGCGTGGTCTGGATGCGGCTGGAGAGCGAGACGCGGCGGGTGCCGCTGGACGTGTTCTCGGTGCTGCTGTCCGCGGCCGGGTTCGGCGGCCTGCTCTACGGCCTGTCCTCGACCGGCGAGTCCGGCGGCGGGGACCAGGCGGTGCCGCCGTGGGTTCCGCTCGTGGTCGGCGCGCTGGCGCTGGTGGTGTTCGTGCTGCGGCAGCTCCGCCTCCAGCGCCAGGACCGAGCGTTGCTGGACCTGCGCCCGTTCAAGATCCGGTCGTTCGTCGTGGCGCTGGTGCTGACCGCGCTGCTGTTCATGTGCCTGCTGGGCGCCGGAGCGATCATGCTGCCGCTGTACCTGCAGACCGTGCTGAAAACGAGCACGTTCGTCAGCGGTCTGGCGGTGCTCCCCGGTGGGCTGGTCCTCGGGCTGCTCGGACGCCCGGTGGGACGGCTGTTCGACCGCTACGGCGCACGCCGCCTGGTGATCCCCGGCGCGCTGGCGATGGCGGTGTCGCTGTGGCTGTTCGCCGCGCTGGGGCCGGATTCCTCGCTGGGCGCGGTGATCGCGATTCACGTGCTGCTGATGGCGGGGCTCGGCATGATGATGACGCCGTTGATGACGGAGTCGCTGAGCGCGCTGCCGGACCACCTGCACTCCCACGGCAGCGCGATTCTCGCGACGCTGCAACAGGTCGCCGGCGCGTTCGGCACGGCGGTGTTCGTCACCGTCGCTTCGCTCGGCAGCACCGCGCCGTCCGGTGCGCCGGATGCCGCGGGTCTGCGTACGGCGTTCGTCGTGGCCGGAGTGATCGGCGTGCTCGCGTTCGCGACCTCGCTGTTCGTCCGGGCGTCCGGGAAGTCCGGCGATCCGGTGTCGGTGACGAGCTCCACCGACGAGCAGCGGTCCACGGAATCGGCGGCCAAGTAA